Below is a window of Mus caroli chromosome 2, CAROLI_EIJ_v1.1, whole genome shotgun sequence DNA.
GCCCACAGGAAATGGGGTCTTTTAGAAAACAAGCTTTCTGCTCAGGAACAGGGGTACCTATATTTcgattcagaaggaaaaaaaatacagtggagATTTTTGTTATGTCTaaaagaattctcaccagagaaaaCAGTTCAGCTTGTTAGTGTGTTCAGCATAAATCTGTGTGTCATAATTGTACACCCTGGTATAAGAGAAAAACGTGCTAGATATATTTGTGTTCTTTCTACCTATGGTTTATTAACCTTTATTCTGGAATGTTGAAagcttcagtttttttcttaaatttcaagTCTGTGTTGAGTATTTGAGTCTAGTAGTAAGTATTGTTTTCGGTTCACAAAAGTAAAAGCTAAAAAGCTGACTACACACACAAGTAGATTATGTATCAGcacagtctttttttgttttcagtagaCTAGAATAGTCAGAAATTTATACCATTTAAATTGTGTAGTCATCAGACTGATTTTGACAACCTGACCAGAAGAAACAGAATAATAGATAGGTAtttaatgtgttcatttttatctCAATAGACAGAGAATTCACAATTAAATGTCAAGATAAGTGGCATGGAAAGAAAATCAAGTGGAAAAAGAGATTCCATTTTGGCACAtacaaaggataaaaaaaaaaaagtgaaactgtCGGCCAAGGTATGTTTTCAGAAGTATATTTACTAGAATTTTAAATGTTAGCTTTGGAATAAAGAGctataaaagtcaaaataaattttgttattgTGATGGGATAATAGTTAAAGTTGGCAATGGAAGCTTGTAGATGTAGAAGCCCAGACTGATTTCTTGTTAGTAATTGCAAATCTGTATGATCTCAGTCTCATGGTCGTTCTTAGATAGAGTTGTTCTGGGCAGCCGTGCTGaatagagaggaaaggatttgtgAAGAACACAATATAGTGCATGACAACAATGTAGATGTTTTGGTTAGAGCTTTTATCATACAGTTTAATCATTTTGGGTGATGTGCTACCTAGGTAAAACATGTATCTCTAACTCCATAATCTTTGCCTCCTCAGAGGCTCAatgtttatttctgaatattagagttaggagaaagaaaaggacatttaattttttattgtgaATATTGTATTGGTTTAATTACATGCTTGCGAACAGAGTTGGTAGGGTGAGACAGGAGAAGCATAAGTTTAGTCCAACCTGCACTGcataaagagaccttgtcttcaaATGAGAAAGGTATTGATTTCATGCTTCTAATCACTATTGAAAAATAATGCCAGTGTTAGGAAACatagaagaataagaaaataatttgcaaactcatacatttatttttttaataatccaCAGCTGAAACTAGAATCTTCATCTCCAAAAATAAAGAGTGGTAAGCTTTTGGATGAGGAAAAGTCTACTGACTTTGTTTTCATACCTCcagaagggaaagagacaaaAGCAAGGGTTCTAACTGAGCACCAGAAAGAAGTACTCAAGACAAAACGGtttgtgacctttttttttttaaacttgagcTCTCTGTAGATAATGTTCTgtatcatgtgtgcatgcatttttgtttttggttcctGGTGAAGAGATCTTACTTAGGACATTGgttatgctaggcaagtgctgtaccactgagctgttACACCTAGCCTgagtatattaaattttaaaggcAGATGGTGGACTATATACATAGTGGggctttataatattttaatcttACCTAGAAATATGCCTAGTGTTTCtaaactttctaattttttcaaATTGCTTATAAACATCCCAAATACTTCCCCCCTCCcgcttccctcccctccccttcacctctgagaggcaGTCTCCGCCCCCCACACCCCCCTTCCTCAACCCCCACAGCATACCCCCTACCCTGattcatcaagtctctgcaggattaggcacctctctcccactgaggtcttTTTTAAACTGCCTTTCGTGAGTTATATGAATATTGGAAAGGAAAGTAGTTTCTTAGGGAAatctatatgtatttatatgagtcACTAAATCTACTTTGATAGAATAATTTTGATGGTGGGAATGTATATTATCaggtttttagaatttttataaatgtttttcctAGGTGTGATATTCCTGCCTTGTATAATAATCTGGATGCTTCACAGGACACTTTATTTTCTGCTCAGTTTAGTCAAGAAGAATCAATGTAAGTATAAATCTTTTATGACtaattttctaattatataattaaaaaataatctaatttgTCTATTTATCTTAGGGAAAGCTTCACTTTaactgaaaaaccaaaagaagatgcCAAGATAATTAAGGTATAAGTGGTGTTTGAACTTCAGGGTCTTTACAATCATTCTTCTATTAGATTGTGTGAATCATAAGGTTGTAAATTATAAATacagatattttatttcattgtttaaatgTGTCTCCTAACTCTTTACCATACACTAGCAGAATTGTACAGAAGtatgcattttaaatacattgtAAATAAGATTTTGCACTTGGAAGCTTTAAAGCAGTGTCTGAGGTAGCCCAGGATGTCTTTGCGCTGCTGGTATGGAGCTAAAGTTCCTCTTAGCTAACGTGATCTCCCTCATCTTCCATCAGTTTTGGCCTCAGTGAGGCTTTAATTGCATCATCAGTTTAAAGTATGGTAACTGTTCTTTACTGGTACTTTTGGAACATTCACAGTACTTTGAAAGTTAGTACCTGTACCAGAGTTTATTCTTAAGTTTCccaagaaaattttaattattacagtattatatttaaattttccaagTAAGTGGTGTTACTTATGTAATCTCTGTGCTTTTATTTAGGAAGAACAGACGGAGAACACTATTTTCATCCCTCCAGATGCCCCGGGGAACTCTGGAATAGATGAACATTCTGAGAATGCTGCTTTACCAAAGTGTGGTGGCTCTGTTGCTGAAACCAATCCAGAAACATTGATCACTGGTTTTGATGCTAGAAAAGAAGCATTAATTTCATCAAAGATAATGTCTGCTGAAAGTTCATCTAGTACAGAAACTTCGGTGGTCAGCAGTAGTTCAGTTTCTAATGCCACCTTTTCTGGAACTCCTCCACAGCCTACAAGTCGGAGACAAACCTTTATTACTTTGGAGAAATTTGATAGCTCAGAAACTAGACCTTTTAGTCCATCCCCCTTGGATAACATGTCTTCCACTGTTACAGTGAGAAATAACCAGGATAACACAACTAACACTGACATACCACCAAAAGCAAGGAAAAGAGAAGTGACGAACTCAAAATCTGATTCAGAAAATTTAGCGAATGCAGGTAAGAAATCAAGGCGGAGATGGAGTAAAGCTGATCAGTCAGTTACTAAAAAGTCTAAGCCTTCACTGACATCTGAACAGGAAGAGCACTCATCCGAAAATAACTCTCCTGATTTGCTCAGTCCAACAGAACATGTGTCAGAAAATGATGGTCACCCTTCTGAAGCTACCCTAGAACATAAAGATGGAGATCCTAAACCAGCAGTAGAAAGTGCTTCATTGGAAGACTTAACAACGGAAGAGAAAAATGTAGGCATTAATATGGAATCTAAAGAAAGTACAGCCTCAGTTGTGGCACCAACAGAACAAATAGTAAATGAAGATAGTCAGGCTACTGCACTAGCTCCAAATCCAAAAACACTCCGACGGTCTTTGAGGCGGCGTTCAGAAGCAGGAGAGTCTTGCAGTGACAgccaagagagagaaagtggtcagcaaaaaaaggaaagacgaaaggaagaagaaaaaataatttccaagaGTCCGTTGCGTATCAAAGATGATAAATTGCCCATGCAAAAACTAACTGATGAGTCACCTATACAGGAAAATTTAACTGAAAAGGGAAATACTTTTCCTGAGAGAACTTCAGGGGAACCCAGTGTTAATGCTGAAATTGaccaaaatagaagaaaaccagACCTTGAGAATGTTAGTTCTGAAGGAGGTGGTGGTACCCTGGACAATATAGATAAGTCGTCTGAGAAACCTTTAAGAGGGCGGACACGTTATCAAACAAGAAGAGCTTCTCAGGGTTTGATTTCTGGTGTTGAAAACTCAGAATCTGATAGTTCTGAGGCAAaggaagaagtttctagaaagaaacgatcagggaaatggaaaaataaaagcagtgacAGTGTTGACATtgaggaacaagaagaaaaaatggcTGAAGAGGAAGTTAAGAAAACTGCAAATCAGACACACGATGGTCAGGCAGTTCCTGATGTTGATAAAAACGCAGCTGCTCAGGTTTGTGAAAAAAGTACAAATAACAGGGTCATCCTCCAGGATTCTGCTGGCTCTGCAGATTCACTGCAAGCTCCACCCACAGGCGAGGAGAAAAATAAGATTAGCAAATGTGTAGACAGTTCATTTGTAAGTCTATCTGTGCCAGAGTCAAACCTCAGGACTAGGAATGCCAGTAAGAGATTATATAAACGAGATACTGATAGTAATGTGAGGGTATCAGACAGCTCTCTGTCTCCCGAAAAATTCACCCCAGTTGAATGCCAACACAAGAGAAGTAGGAGAGTCAGGAGATCTAAAAGTTGTGACTGCTGTGGCGAAAAATCACAGTCCCAGGAAAAGTCATTTATTGGGTTAAAGAACACAGAAAGTTATGCTATAAAGAGTgtggaggaaaaaaagacagatcTACAAGTACCCGAGGCTGCACCTGAAACTCGTGAAGCTAGTGACCATGCTGAAACAAAGTTGGAAGGTGAACAGCCCCTTGGGAATTTTCATTTGGGTCTTAAAGAAGAGACTTGTACTACTGGTGACTCAGTTAAGTCTGAGGCTGAATTGGAAGACCCTTCCCTTCCATCGGAAATAGTAACTATGAAAGAGAGGACTTACGATCCAGACCCATGCAGTGAAAAAGACAGTGCTGCTGAGGACCCATGCTTAAGTGAGTGCAAAGACATTCCACAGAGACAGCTTTCAGAGAACAGAGAGGTTGACGTCAGCGATGCAGGGAAGGCATGCGAAGTAATAGCTGGGTCCAGTCCAGAGGGAGTTGAAACTATGGAATTAAATGTAAGAAACGATGCATTTGTAGCTGCTGCCTCTGAAAAGAGTACCCAAATGGATGTTTCTGTAAATGTGGCAACAGAGGAAGATAATAAAAAAGATGAATGTGAAGCAGTCACAACTGAAGTGAATGTTGAAGGAGTAGCCACTGAGGACTTTAATTCAAGTATGGATCTTTCTGATACTCCCATACCTGTAAGCAAGGATGTTGAGACTGAGCATCCAGCAAGTGGGGAAATAGAGGGGGATAGCAATGAATCTGACTCAGGCTCATGTgaggaaatgaacaaagaaatggGAAGTCACAAAGCCCAGATGAGCACTGAAATTGACAGTGCCAGGGTAAAGGAGACGGACATATTTGCCAGTGCCTCTAAATCTGAAGAAGCACTGATTGGAAGAGTAGACGTCAACACCCAGAGCTTTGTTAGTGACATTGAAATGAGTTCTGGAGAAAGAACTGTTAACTGCAAAACTGAGACATCCATTGAACTTAAGTTAGATGAAGCAAAATTAAGTGGCAATGAAGCTACAGTGGAAAATGATACTCTGCAGGAAGTTTGCTTTACTTcagagaaagtggagaaattACCACAGTGTCTGTTACTTCAAGTGGCTTCTGAACTTGGAGCAGAAAGCAATACTACATCTCCTGAAAAGTTAGAGCTGGATCCTTTTGGATCAGTAAGTGAAAGTCCTAGTGGTATGCAGGCACGCTGTGTCTGGTCACCTTTGGCTTCTCCATCCACAAGCATTTTAAAGAGAGGACTAAAACGATCCCAAGAAGATGAGATCTCACCAGTTAACAAGGTAGGAGGAATGACACTAATGAATCTAATGTTTGCTTGGAATATGTGGTCACTATGTGAAACCTAGTAAAGGACAGGGTATTAGCATCATGGCCACTCCCCATGGGAAGGTCAGGAAGGGTCTCAGGTGGTCTTGCACCTCACACTCAAGAACTTGATGTAGGTGTACACGTGGGACATAATGGGAAGCTCTCATTTAGGATCTTCCTTTTCTATAATCCAGCTCATGGAGCCAGATTTAAGAAGCCAGGCAGCACTGATTATTGTTGATCAAAAGGGTCAGCACTTAATATGTGTTTGGACTTACTAATATGAAATATTCtaagacaattaaaatattttgtaactaccccattttttctttcctgtaatCCTTATCCTCCTTTTTCCATTGTGGAGATTAAATCCATGATCCTGTTTATATATGCTCTATTACTGTACCACATTGCCCAGGACTTAGGTTTTTGAGACTTAGGTGACTGCCACCAAATTGATTCTCCCCTATCCagtttttgttccttttcaagGTTGGGGGAATCCAGTACACAGTGTTGAGTATGTTTGGGACATGGCACGTACTCGGTCACTGAGAGATTCCCAGGTGTTCATTTACTATTTCCTTAATGTCTGTTTTTCCTGCACTTAACTATACACATGAAAAGTTTCAGGAAAAGGGATTATCTAGACAATTGCTTATATAGGttaaatgaatgagaaaaatgtaACCTCTGCTTGACGTAAAGCATGTCCTAAAATGATGTCATGTTGATCTTTTCAACTTCATCTTGAAATTGATATCTGATACTATAGAATATTTGTTTGAacatatgtgtatggtatatataaAGATAGTGCTTTGATCTTTGCCCTTACAAGCACgtatgtttttaaatcttttttggtgtgtgtgtgtgtgtgtgtgtgaacctctTGTTttccatgctgaccttgaactgtcACTCACGCCTCAGCTAGGGTTATAGTGTGTTTCATCAGCATTGGCTAACAAGTATATATTTTTCGACTAATTTTTACTACATTTAGTTATTTGTATGAATGTGTTAGGATATGTGCACAGTATAGTAGTGCAGGTGCCTATAGAGACATCAAGTGCTGGGCAATTTTAAGCTGcttaatgtgggtgctaggacctTTGAAGTGCAGTGTGtgctcttttttctgtttttggtttctttgagacaaggtttctctgtgtcctggctgtTGAGTAACTtgtctgtagactaggctggcctggaactcattagcctgcctcttcctccatctccaggAGAGCATGCACATAACTGCCCAGCTGCAGTATGAACTCTGAACTCCTTTAGTTTTATAATCtggaaaaaataacattaaaaaggcttctgagccgggcgtggtggcgcatgcctttaatcccagcactcgggaggcagaggcaggcggatttctgagttcaaggccagcctggtctacagagtgagttccaggacagccaggactacacagagaaaccctgtcttgaaaacaaaacaaaacaaaacaaaaacaaaaaggcttcTGAGACTTTGGAGATGAAATTGTTTAGGAAGATGTAACAGCTcttgatttttggtttgtttttgtttttatgaaaaagGGCCCTCACTATGCAGTTCTAGCTGGCCTGGTGTTCACACATTGGTAgctatatgctttttttttttttttttaaaaaaaaaaacaaaacaagttcatTGTGGACTGCAAAGGGTAGTAAGGCAGTAACTAGATGACAGAATTCTGAATTCTTCAGAAGGCTTGTACAACTTAACTAGAATAACTATTGTACTACTGTTTGATAGGAACTTAGATttagtgtctgtttctgtctctcgtTGAAGACAGGGTCctgctatgtagtcctggctatacTTGGGAAGATTTAATTTCTGTGGTAGATACTTACAGGTTGCCCACTCTTAAGAATCAATCCTAGAAGATATGGAatgatattaataattatatgaGGTCTCCGCTATATATTTTAGCGAATAGATCAATGTGAACATATTGTATTCCTTTAGAAGAAGCCAAATCAGCCATAGTGAggttaaaatagataaaaattgtTGCCCTGTGGCCATGATATTTGTATTGCCTTCAGGGGCACAGGAGACAGCTTGGGTGATCTCATGTTTGAAAagcaaccatgaggacctgagttcaatttctagaacCCACATTTAAAGTAAGAATCCTGGGCTGGGTGGCATGTCCTAATAATATCTGTCTTGGGGAGACAGATAGCCATATTCTGGGGTCTTCTGCTTAGTAAGCCTAGTCTACTTAGGGAATTTCAGGCCATTGAGAATCATCTCACAAAATTAGTTGTACAACACCCGAGCAATCACCCCgttcaaagttgtcctctgacttgcacatgcatgcattcacaagTTTACATCGATGATTAATAAGATAGACCAGAAGCCAGTTACTACCATCCATAGTATGTATAATATAGTTTATTGGTTAACTAAATCAAATTATacaggattttaaaaagaaatttaatttttttggtctgtatgtttgtatatgcaaAAGGCAGTGCTCTTGGTGAGGCCTGAAGAAATGTGTCAAATcccgtggagctggagttacagacttaGGTAGAACTGGCTTGTTAATGttggtgctaggatttgaactctggctgTCATTATGCAACTGGTGCTTTTAACACCCAGGCTGTCTCTTGagcctttgttttgttctttgaggctgaggtttcactatgtagttccagactggcctcaattTGGTGATTTTTCTACCTTAGTCTCCTGTGCTGGGATCCTAGGTATACTCTGCCattcctgtattttgttttttggacagggtctttctgtgtagctctgactgatCTGGAACGTGGAAATCTATACCgtgcagaccaggctgatctcagactgcctcttgagtactaggATTGAAGGTGTACACCATCACATCCTTTGTATTCATTGTACATTGCTAATTTAAAGAGTTAGATTCAAGTTTTGATCACTGAAGAAGTACTGTAGTACTTAATAATTAGAACTAAACAATTAGAATGAGCTGCAGTATTAGGCAATATCTGAAAGATGGAACAATTGTGCAGGAGGGTTCTAGTAAAATAAGCTTGGAAATACTTGCTTTTGCACGAACTCAAGGTGTTGTCATCTTTTGGCAGGGGATATAATCCAAATTGTTTTACATTTAACTCATGGATTTACATAGATGTTTGTAAGGGTCTAAAGTAAGAATATAATATCTTTTTAATCACTAGTCAATTGTAAAAGTGCCAATTAATGACAGGTGTTGTCTTCTTAATGAAAACTTATCTTGTACTTTCAGGTTAGACGAGTCTCGTTTGCAGATCCAATATACCAAGCAGGATTGGCAGATGACATTGATAGGCGCTGCTCTGTTGTTAGATCTCATTCTTCAAATAGCTCTCCCATAATAAAAAGTGTTAAAACTTCACCTACTTCACACTCTAAGGTAAGCTATGGTCTTCAAAATATGCATATGTCTTTATTTAAACTTGTATTTGAAGATCAAGAAACAGTCTTCTTTGCTTTGGatatattttgctttttcatGGAGAAGGCTAAGGCCAGTCAATCAGCTAAATATCACAGGTAAATCAATATTTTATCctattccattttcatttcctaaAATTTTACAAGGATGATTTTACTTGTACAGTTTAACTTGTAACATTATAGTTGTCTGGGGTTCTGAGTGTTGTTTTTCTCTACTTCTGTCTAGCATAATACCACTTCAGCCAAAGGACTTCTGTCCCCAGGATCACAGAGCTCTAAATTTAAGAGCCCAAAGAAGTGTTTAGTAAGAAGTGCTTTagtttttatgtaattttatactTTCATGTTCAATCTTGTAACCTCTACTTAATGGCTCTTGAAATTTTAAGATTACAGAAATGGCCCAAGAATCCGTGCTATCCCCAACAGATAGTGTTTACCCAGCTTTGGTGAACTGTGCAGCATCAGTTGACATCATTTTACCTCAGATTACATCAAATATGTGGTAAGAGGAGTAGGCGTTTGgggtgtctgtttgtttttcaccTTTATTTTGAGGCATAGTATTGCTAAAATTTCACAGTTTGAGGAGGGGTGTTTAGCtactgaggaaactgaggtaggaggatcaccaGGCCATGGCCTGCCTGAGATGTAGTTGTAATTTTCTATAGTAATGATGGAGTAATCAGGGACTAGGATtgaagctcagttggtagactgcttgtTTAGAATTGACGAGGGTATAAATTTCACCCTCAGTACTGCATAAGCCAGAAGTGCTTTTGCCAGGAGCATTAGGGCCAGCTCAAGGGCATCCTCTGACAGATGtccagtttgaggtcagggtTACACTGGATTGTTGATTTCAATTTCTAAGACTTACAATGTGAAGATTTTAACGAGGTTCACCTGTATGAACCATGTTCATATAGAACATAAGTTCTGTGTTCCAAAGAGTTCTTGATTTTggatcctttcctccctccatataCACTGGGATTATAAGATTGAATTGCCAGGCATGGCTTAGGGGGGATGACTTAATGGTCAAACTTCTCAGTGTTGAATTAGTTGGTATTTATTCctctcacacttttttttttttggagacagagtttctccaaactgtgaactcactctgtagaccaggctggcttcgaactcagaaatccacctgcctctgcctcccaggtgctgggattaaaggtgtgcgccaccacgcctggctcgaCGACTAAATGTTAAGGAAATTGTTACATGTTTGGGAAACAGATAATTTCTTTAATTACTAGACTGATCAATCAGAACATAATTCCTCAGTAAGAAACTCCTTATTCTCCAGAGAACTCTGTCAGACATGCATATAGAAATTAGAAGGAAGTCACATTAAAAAGGGTCTAGGATAGGATAGGTTAAAAAACCTAAAAGTGCATACAGCTATTGAAGGACCTGATCCACAGATAGAAAAGAAAGCTGGTGTGAAAACATGTCACATTcctgctgtgctgggctgtgcttaTATCTTTGTATAAGCACAGCAGAGCATATCATTGCTGTTATTAAAGTGTTACAAGCTAGAGGAGAATTGTATTTCACTAGATATTTGCTTATCACACTATATGGGTTAGGTGGACTCTATATAAACTCTGAGTTTAAGTGGAGACGTGCTCACAGATAGATATTTTATCTGTAAAAGCATaattatgtttttcctttttttcaaaagGGCAAGAGGTCTTGGGCAACTCATCAGAGccaagaatataaaaaccatTGGCGATTTGAGTACGCTTACGGCATCTGAAATAAAAACTCTGCCTATCCGTTCTCCAAAGGTGTTTAATGTAAAAAAGGCCCTCAGAGTATACCATGAGCAACAGGTAAAAATTGgtcatttgcctgcatgtatgtctgtgtaccatgtgtgtactcTACTCTTGAAATTacttgatttttgtatttttgatatttaaaattttttttttgctaacagGGCTTAGgggttgcttttctcctttggtttTCATAAGAAatcttttagatttttatatggccatatttttatttcatttgtgccATTTTGTATAGGATTGTTGAGTTATGAAAACTTTGAGCAATTTCTTTGAACAGTAGTCTATGAAACCTGGGATACCTTATAGTAGTTTTGTTGTGCTGTTGGCTCTTGATTAGGACATAATGCATAGTGAGCAGGGCTCTACCAGTGAGGTATCTGtatctttgaaaacaaaagcCACTGATTTCTACCTTTTCCACATTCCTGAACTTGGAGAATTTTACTAGCCTTTGATACTATGTTTTCtaagaaattatattatataaaataataaatttctaaCTCTTAGGAAACACTTGGGGCAGAAGTcacactgtatagctctggctggcctag
It encodes the following:
- the Rif1 gene encoding telomere-associated protein RIF1 isoform X5, producing MTAPGRSPLEPLLETWEDPSVPPGEQTDAYLTLTSRMTGEEGKEVIAEIEKNLSRLYTVLKAHISSQNSELSSAALQALGFCLYNPRITSGLSEANIQELLLTLNGIIKSSDKNVCTRALWVISKQTFPTELVSKMVSSIMDSLEVILSKGEIHSAVVDFEALNVIIRLIEQAPVQMGEESVRWAKLVIPLVVHSAQKVHLRGATALEMGMPLLLQKQQEIALITEHLMTTKLISELQKLFKNKNETYVLKLWPLFVKLLGKTLHRSGSFINSLLQLEELGFRSGTPMIKKIAFIAWKSLIDNFALNPDILCSAKRLKLLMQPLSSIHVRTETLALTKLEVWWYLLMRLGPQLPANFEQVCVPLIQSTVSADSSPSPQGNSSRGSASPALSPLTPGHKGASPYGSPRGNLSSNTGGMAAIPSIQLLGLEMMLHFLLGPEVLSFAKQHKIVLSLEPLEHPLISSPSFFSKYAHTLITAVHDSFVSVGKDASDAVVSAIWKELISLVKSVTEAGNRKERSGSEVLTLLLKSLENIVKSEVFPVSKTLVLMEITVKGLPQKVLGSPAYQVANMDILNGTPALFLIQLIFNNNLLECGVEDEKFFLNLETLVGCVLSGPTSPLAFSDSVLTVINQNAKQLVNKEHLWRMWSMIVSPLTDVIHQTNEVNQGDALEHNFSAIYGALTLPINHIFSAQTFPTGTMKALLKTWSELYRAFTRCAALVATAEENLCCEELSSKIMCSLEDEALSDLLFLDRISHIIIVMVDCIDFSPYSKKYQPKIKSPQGSSDWSRKKKEPLGKLASLFKLIVRVIDSFQTLSLKETFSDTLLAIGNSIISMLSNVFGHISLPSMIREIFATFTRPLALLYENSKLDEAPKVYTSLNNKLEKLLGEIVACLQFSYLGAYDSELLEHLSPLLCITFLHKNKQIRKQSALLWNATFAKATALVYPEELKPILRQAKEKILLLLPGLENVEMMHESSEPYSESTENSQLNVKISGMERKSSGKRDSILAHTKDKKKKVKLSAKLKLESSSPKIKSGKLLDEEKSTDFVFIPPEGKETKARVLTEHQKEVLKTKRCDIPALYNNLDASQDTLFSAQFSQEESMESFTLTEKPKEDAKIIKEEQTENTIFIPPDAPGNSGIDEHSENAALPKCGGSVAETNPETLITGFDARKEALISSKIMSAESSSSTETSVVSSSSVSNATFSGTPPQPTSRRQTFITLEKFDSSETRPFSPSPLDNMSSTVTVRNNQDNTTNTDIPPKARKREVTNSKSDSENLANAGKKSRRRWSKADQSVTKKSKPSLTSEQEEHSSENNSPDLLSPTEHVSENDGHPSEATLEHKDGDPKPAVESASLEDLTTEEKNVGINMESKESTASVVAPTEQIVNEDSQATALAPNPKTLRRSLRRRSEAGESCSDSQERESGQQKKERRKEEEKIISKSPLRIKDDKLPMQKLTDESPIQENLTEKGNTFPERTSGEPSVNAEIDQNRRKPDLENVSSEGGGGTLDNIDKSSEKPLRGRTRYQTRRASQGLISGVENSESDSSEAKEEVSRKKRSGKWKNKSSDSVDIEEQEEKMAEEEVKKTANQTHDGQAVPDVDKNAAAQVCEKSTNNRVILQDSAGSADSLQAPPTGEEKNKISKCVDSSFVSLSVPESNLRTRNASKRLYKRDTDSNVRVSDSSLSPEKFTPVECQHKRSRRVRRSKSCDCCGEKSQSQEKSFIGLKNTESYAIKSVEEKKTDLQVPEAAPETREASDHAETKLEGEQPLGNFHLGLKEETCTTGDSVKSEAELEDPSLPSEIVTMKERTYDPDPCSEKDSAAEDPCLSECKDIPQRQLSENREVDVSDAGKACEVIAGSSPEGVETMELNVRNDAFVAAASEKSTQMDVSVNVATEEDNKKDECEAVTTEVNVEGVATEDFNSSMDLSDTPIPVSKDVETEHPASGEIEGDSNESDSGSCEEMNKEMGSHKAQMSTEIDSARVKETDIFASASKSEEALIGRVDVNTQSFVSDIEMSSGERTVNCKTETSIELKLDEAKLSGNEATVENDTLQEVCFTSEKVEKLPQCLLLQVASELGAESNTTSPEKLELDPFGSVSESPSGMQARCVWSPLASPSTSILKRGLKRSQEDEISPVNKVRRVSFADPIYQAGLADDIDRRCSVVRSHSSNSSPIIKSVKTSPTSHSKAKASQSAKYHSIIPLQPKDFCPQDHRALNLRAQRSV